In the genome of Gloeotrichia echinulata CP02, one region contains:
- a CDS encoding Tab2/Atab2 family RNA-binding protein — translation MGSIWELDFYSRPILDEKQKKVWEVLICESPLDIRSETDSLFRYAKYCSSTEVNSGWLRTVLQEAINQAPEAPIKIRFFRRQMNNMIMKACEDVGIPAQASRRTLVLNQWLKQRMEEVYPLEPGYQGGTNPSVRLETPLPQRLPDALEGKQWVFVSLTAGDFAEMPEWEIGFGEAFPLEVAQVSKETIIPGVLIFSPRALPLAGWMSGLDLAFLKFDTSIGERLILETGVNESWILANIKNAQTLAEAKGFEDAKQKANGVHFIGVQSDPQAESFAGLWLLQEVNLP, via the coding sequence ATGGGCAGTATTTGGGAACTCGATTTTTACTCCCGTCCGATTTTGGACGAAAAACAAAAAAAAGTTTGGGAAGTCTTGATTTGCGAGAGTCCTTTAGATATCCGCAGCGAGACTGATTCTCTGTTTCGCTATGCTAAATATTGCTCCAGTACCGAGGTAAATTCGGGTTGGTTGCGGACAGTATTACAGGAGGCGATTAATCAAGCGCCAGAAGCGCCAATCAAAATTCGCTTTTTTCGCCGCCAAATGAACAATATGATTATGAAAGCTTGCGAAGATGTGGGAATACCCGCCCAAGCTAGCCGCCGCACCTTAGTGCTGAATCAATGGCTAAAACAGCGGATGGAGGAAGTGTATCCTCTAGAACCAGGTTATCAAGGCGGAACTAATCCTTCAGTGCGTTTAGAAACACCCTTACCGCAACGCTTACCAGATGCTTTGGAAGGAAAGCAGTGGGTATTTGTCTCCTTAACGGCTGGAGATTTTGCAGAGATGCCAGAATGGGAAATTGGCTTTGGGGAAGCTTTCCCTCTAGAGGTGGCGCAGGTATCAAAAGAAACCATAATTCCTGGTGTTTTGATTTTCTCACCTAGGGCTTTACCTCTAGCAGGCTGGATGTCTGGTTTAGATTTGGCTTTCTTGAAATTTGACACAAGCATTGGGGAGAGATTGATTTTAGAAACTGGTGTGAATGAAAGCTGGATTTTGGCAAATATCAAAAACGCGCAAACCTTAGCAGAAGCCAAAGGGTTTGAAGACGCCAAGCAAAAAGCCAATGGAGTCCATTTCATTGGTGTACAGTCCGATCCTCAAGCAGAATCCTTTGCTGGGCTTTGGCTGCTACAAGAGGTCAATTTGCCATAA
- a CDS encoding TldD/PmbA family protein, which yields MDSENYTQDTLAEQLLELAIKSGAEAAEVYQSRSLSRPVFFEANRLKQIETSQSEGTALRLWRNGRPGLTVAYGSVQAQAMVERSLALSQLNPPEPLELGSNFQPFYPDLGKSVPIEVLINWSKEAIAIIRQVYPDVLCNGDWECDVETTRLVNTQGLDCYYTDTTLSCYMSAEWVRGDDFLSVADGQTQRDSLHPDKLAHQILQRLIWARENVPPPNGRIPILFTSKAADMLWGTVQAALNGKHVLEKSSPWAERLGKQVIATDFTLYQDPEAGPYSCPFDDEGTPTNSLVFIKNGILQNFYGDRTTGRQLGIGTTGNGFRPDLGSYPTPGLFNFLIQPSSPSFQDLIDDMHHGLIVDQMLGGASSISGDFSINVDLGYRVQNGQVIGRVKDTMVAGNVYTALKQLVKLGGDADWNGSCYTPSLIVEGLSTTSRNN from the coding sequence ATGGATTCTGAAAATTACACGCAAGATACACTAGCAGAACAGCTGCTGGAACTAGCCATCAAATCGGGCGCCGAAGCAGCTGAAGTGTATCAGTCGCGATCGCTTTCTCGACCGGTGTTTTTTGAGGCTAACCGCCTCAAACAAATCGAAACCAGCCAATCTGAAGGTACCGCCCTGCGGTTGTGGCGAAACGGGCGCCCTGGACTGACGGTGGCTTATGGTTCTGTGCAAGCCCAAGCGATGGTAGAACGATCGCTAGCCTTGAGTCAACTCAATCCACCCGAACCATTAGAGTTAGGCAGTAATTTTCAGCCATTTTACCCAGATTTGGGAAAAAGTGTCCCCATAGAGGTTTTAATTAACTGGAGCAAAGAAGCGATCGCCATCATTCGCCAAGTCTATCCCGATGTACTTTGCAATGGTGACTGGGAATGTGATGTGGAAACCACCAGACTTGTCAACACTCAAGGTTTGGATTGCTACTACACTGACACTACCCTCAGCTGTTATATGTCAGCCGAATGGGTTCGAGGCGATGATTTTTTAAGTGTTGCTGATGGTCAAACCCAACGGGACAGCTTGCACCCTGATAAATTAGCTCACCAAATTTTACAACGGTTAATTTGGGCAAGAGAAAATGTCCCACCCCCTAACGGTCGCATCCCCATTTTGTTCACCTCTAAAGCTGCAGATATGCTATGGGGAACTGTCCAAGCGGCTTTAAATGGTAAGCATGTGCTAGAAAAATCTTCCCCCTGGGCAGAACGCTTAGGTAAACAAGTCATCGCCACCGATTTTACCCTTTATCAGGACCCCGAAGCAGGCCCTTACAGTTGCCCTTTTGATGATGAAGGCACCCCAACCAATTCTTTAGTATTTATCAAAAACGGTATTTTACAAAATTTTTATGGCGATCGCACTACTGGGCGTCAATTAGGTATTGGCACTACTGGTAATGGTTTTCGTCCTGATTTAGGCAGTTATCCCACCCCTGGTTTATTTAATTTCCTCATTCAGCCCAGTTCACCATCATTCCAAGATTTAATCGACGATATGCATCATGGCTTAATTGTAGACCAAATGCTTGGTGGTGCTAGCAGCATTTCTGGCGACTTTTCGATCAATGTTGACTTGGGCTACCGCGTGCAAAATGGTCAAGTCATTGGACGTGTTAAGGATACTATGGTGGCTGGTAACGTCTATACAGCCCTCAAACAATTGGTGAAATTAGGTGGCGATGCCGATTGGAATGGTTCTTGTTATACACCCTCTCTGATAGTAGAAGGACTATCCACCACGAGTAGAAATAATTAA
- a CDS encoding response regulator transcription factor, whose protein sequence is MSQILIAEDEPRIASFIEKGLKSHGFITTVASDAQKTLSLGLSGMFELLILDLGLPGKDGLEVLKELRGQGATLPILILTARDDLQDKVLGLEIGADDYMTKPFRFEELLARIRARLRVFSQISTSEQHTLNAQNIVLDLRTRKAKVNNQLIELPYREFILAETFFRHPGQVLSRQQLLDRVWGYDYDPGSNIVDVYVGYLRKKLGSNLIETVRGVGYRLNP, encoded by the coding sequence ATGTCGCAAATTCTCATCGCCGAAGATGAACCCCGCATAGCATCCTTTATCGAAAAAGGTCTAAAAAGTCACGGCTTTATCACCACGGTCGCCAGTGATGCCCAAAAGACACTCTCATTAGGTCTAAGTGGTATGTTTGAACTCCTGATACTCGATTTAGGACTACCTGGTAAGGATGGCCTGGAAGTCTTGAAAGAACTGCGTGGACAAGGTGCAACTCTCCCCATCCTGATTTTGACTGCTCGTGATGACCTTCAGGATAAGGTATTGGGTTTAGAAATTGGTGCAGATGACTACATGACAAAACCCTTTCGATTTGAAGAGTTACTCGCCCGTATTCGCGCTCGCCTCAGAGTCTTCAGTCAAATTTCCACCTCAGAACAACATACCCTGAATGCTCAAAATATTGTCTTAGATCTGAGAACTAGAAAAGCGAAAGTCAATAATCAGTTGATTGAACTACCTTATCGTGAGTTTATCTTGGCGGAAACTTTTTTTCGCCATCCGGGACAGGTTCTCAGTCGCCAGCAACTGCTTGATCGAGTCTGGGGATATGATTACGATCCAGGGTCGAATATTGTCGATGTCTATGTTGGATATTTGCGAAAAAAATTGGGTAGTAACCTGATCGAAACTGTGCGGGGAGTAGGGTATCGCTTAAATCCATGA
- a CDS encoding AAA-like domain-containing protein: MNFDEGLQVLDAAVFAKIERHLKDVEIIILKGSWQGLSYDQIANNEGYAAKYLRQDVGFKLWKLLSEALGEEVNKTNFRAAVERCRSVFMKGSQLSSKNTLSEEVQNLESWIPENSSTVKNEFVPEYPEGSVPLNSEFYIQRLIDARCYETILQPGSLIRIKAPNQMGKTSLLDRIIAHSNQQGYHTVRLNFLQAEATVFSNLDKFLRWCCAYVSYKLKLPSLLNESWDEYRGSIINCTTYFEDNILTTINSNLVLALDEVDRVFQYPEISQGFFAMLRSWHEEAKTVEIWENLRLIVVHSTENYGSLDINQSPFNVGLVVELTEFNQEQIEDLAQRHQLDYNQAQVQQLMSMLGGHPYLVRLALYQLAFGQTLEKLLQNAPTNAGIYEEHLRRFLNTFKLNPHLAEAFMQVVTATEPVSIATMPAYQLYSMGLVKRVGDKLVPRCQLYQQYFREHL, from the coding sequence ATGAACTTTGATGAAGGATTGCAAGTTTTAGATGCAGCTGTCTTCGCCAAGATAGAAAGACATCTCAAAGATGTGGAAATAATCATCCTTAAAGGCTCATGGCAAGGTTTAAGTTATGATCAAATTGCCAATAATGAAGGTTATGCAGCCAAGTATCTTAGGCAAGATGTCGGTTTTAAACTGTGGAAGTTACTTTCAGAAGCATTAGGGGAAGAGGTTAATAAAACTAATTTTCGCGCAGCAGTCGAGCGCTGTCGCAGCGTTTTTATGAAAGGCTCGCAATTGAGCAGTAAAAATACTCTTTCAGAAGAAGTACAAAACCTAGAATCTTGGATTCCAGAAAATTCTAGCACTGTTAAAAATGAATTTGTGCCAGAATATCCAGAAGGTTCAGTACCTCTAAATTCGGAATTTTACATCCAGCGGCTAATTGACGCACGCTGTTATGAAACAATTCTCCAACCCGGTTCTTTAATTCGCATTAAAGCCCCTAATCAAATGGGTAAAACATCCCTGCTTGATAGAATTATCGCTCACTCAAATCAGCAGGGATACCATACAGTGCGCTTAAACTTCTTGCAAGCCGAAGCAACTGTGTTTAGTAATTTAGATAAATTTTTGCGGTGGTGCTGTGCTTATGTGAGCTATAAATTAAAACTACCTTCATTATTAAATGAATCTTGGGATGAATATAGGGGTAGTATTATTAATTGTACCACATATTTTGAAGATAATATTTTAACTACAATCAACAGTAATTTAGTGTTGGCATTAGATGAAGTAGATAGAGTTTTTCAATATCCTGAAATTTCCCAAGGTTTTTTTGCCATGCTGCGGAGTTGGCATGAAGAAGCAAAGACTGTTGAAATTTGGGAAAATTTACGCTTAATTGTAGTACATTCCACAGAAAATTATGGTTCATTAGATATAAATCAATCACCCTTCAATGTTGGGTTAGTAGTTGAATTAACCGAATTCAATCAAGAGCAAATAGAAGACTTAGCCCAGCGTCACCAACTTGATTACAATCAAGCCCAAGTGCAGCAATTAATGTCTATGCTGGGAGGACATCCGTATTTAGTTAGATTGGCACTCTATCAGCTTGCATTTGGGCAAACACTAGAAAAATTATTACAAAATGCTCCCACAAATGCGGGAATTTATGAAGAACATTTACGGCGGTTCCTGAATACTTTTAAACTAAATCCTCATCTAGCTGAGGCATTTATGCAAGTAGTTACGGCAACAGAGCCAGTTAGTATAGCAACTATGCCAGCATATCAGTTATACAGCATGGGACTTGTTAAGAGGGTTGGCGATAAATTAGTTCCACGCTGTCAGTTATATCAACAATATTTTCGGGAGCATTTATAG
- a CDS encoding cytochrome b/b6 domain-containing protein — protein MSRLAPYQPFWLRILHSASAILVIGAIISGFLVYNTFDGRFGKLTIPKIQDIQGLHGTFGLFFLLVLPALALYSFHAGQKRLLQPDFLKQLTQVGKPIWWISLQRLANTLMLIASVLAVMSGRMMKEEWLPIGELDHIWYYLHLTAWVVMICCLAIHLLMSIKVGGTPLLLSMLSFKFRPEDSPARWSTRGRAWLSNFSANFSQAMHNHLSLRIIEVIVLGGIVAAFILPVLFAGNE, from the coding sequence ATGTCCCGTTTAGCACCGTATCAACCGTTTTGGCTGCGAATTCTTCATAGCGCCAGTGCAATTTTAGTGATTGGGGCAATTATTAGCGGATTTTTAGTTTACAACACCTTCGATGGACGATTTGGGAAGTTGACAATTCCTAAAATTCAAGATATTCAGGGTCTTCATGGTACTTTTGGACTATTTTTTTTACTGGTGCTACCAGCCTTAGCCCTCTATAGCTTTCATGCTGGACAAAAGCGTCTTCTCCAGCCTGATTTTTTGAAGCAACTGACCCAAGTTGGCAAACCAATTTGGTGGATTAGTCTGCAACGACTAGCAAACACTCTCATGCTAATTGCTTCGGTATTGGCTGTGATGTCTGGCAGAATGATGAAGGAAGAGTGGCTACCCATCGGCGAATTAGACCACATTTGGTACTACCTCCACCTGACTGCTTGGGTTGTGATGATTTGCTGTCTGGCAATACACCTATTGATGTCTATCAAGGTGGGTGGTACGCCCTTATTGCTTTCAATGTTATCATTCAAGTTTCGCCCAGAAGATAGCCCTGCTAGATGGTCTACTCGTGGTCGTGCTTGGTTGAGTAATTTCTCAGCTAATTTTAGTCAAGCAATGCACAATCATCTCTCCCTACGAATTATTGAGGTGATTGTGTTGGGTGGAATTGTGGCAGCTTTTATATTACCTGTTTTGTTCGCTGGTAATGAATAA
- a CDS encoding AAA-like domain-containing protein: MTYFNYYKLGGSLEYQHPTYVVRQADSDLYEGLKNGDLCYVLNSRQMGKSSLRVHIMKQLKEQGIKCASVDLTRIGSHVTPSEWYGGFVSELLRGFGLSKKVNFGTWWREREFLPPKQRLSELIDDVILTEFTGRIIIFIDEVDSILRVSFKDDFFAFIRACYNQRADNPEYQRLTFCLLGVATPSNLIADKNRTPFNIGRAIELTGFQLDEVAALVHGLEGKITRPKAILEEVLKWTGGQPFLTQKLCQLICISGESFPAYQERECVEELVQTQIIQNWEAQDEPEHLRTIRDRLLQNAENQTGRLLGLYQQILQQGEIPADDSPEQMQLRLTGLIVKQQGKLRIYNCIYAEIFNQAWLDKVLTNIRPYAQGLNAWVTSNFQDESRLLRGQTLQDARNWATDKGLSDLDRRFLDASQELEKRDVQKRLQAEAEASTILAEANEVLFVANKKAKRRIKIGGRILAIAIILAMVAGIWANMMIKDIQRERIKFLSISSNGLLNSNKELDALVAALKAAIQLKSATWADVNTKESVRLALQRARQLPLVIMTAQLNFGICRVRTSKP; this comes from the coding sequence ATGACATATTTCAACTACTACAAACTCGGAGGTAGCCTAGAATATCAACACCCGACTTATGTAGTGCGTCAAGCTGATTCTGACCTATACGAAGGGTTAAAAAATGGCGACTTATGTTATGTCTTAAACTCGCGACAGATGGGTAAGTCTAGCTTGCGAGTACATATCATGAAACAGCTTAAAGAACAAGGAATAAAATGTGCTTCTGTTGACTTGACAAGAATTGGTAGCCATGTAACTCCTTCAGAATGGTATGGAGGATTTGTTTCTGAGTTGTTGCGGGGTTTTGGTTTATCCAAAAAAGTGAATTTTGGAACTTGGTGGCGAGAACGTGAATTTTTACCGCCAAAACAGCGATTGAGTGAATTGATTGATGATGTAATATTAACGGAATTTACCGGAAGAATCATTATCTTTATTGATGAAGTTGACAGTATTTTAAGGGTCAGTTTTAAAGATGATTTTTTCGCCTTTATTCGTGCTTGTTATAATCAACGAGCAGATAATCCAGAATATCAGCGTCTGACTTTTTGTTTGTTGGGGGTGGCGACTCCCTCAAATTTAATTGCTGATAAAAATCGCACACCTTTTAATATAGGTCGAGCTATCGAATTAACGGGATTTCAATTAGATGAAGTAGCAGCTTTGGTTCATGGTTTAGAAGGAAAAATTACCAGACCAAAAGCGATACTTGAAGAGGTGTTAAAGTGGACTGGCGGACAACCATTTTTAACTCAAAAGCTTTGTCAATTAATTTGTATTTCTGGTGAGTCATTCCCAGCGTATCAGGAAAGGGAGTGTGTCGAGGAATTGGTACAAACGCAAATCATCCAAAATTGGGAAGCGCAGGATGAGCCTGAGCATTTACGAACAATTCGCGATCGCCTTTTACAAAATGCGGAAAATCAGACTGGGCGATTGTTGGGATTATATCAGCAAATCTTACAACAGGGAGAAATACCCGCAGATGATAGCCCTGAACAAATGCAATTGCGGCTAACTGGATTAATTGTTAAACAGCAAGGTAAATTGCGAATTTATAATTGCATTTATGCCGAGATATTTAATCAAGCATGGCTGGATAAAGTATTGACAAATATTCGACCATATGCACAAGGATTAAATGCTTGGGTTACTTCCAACTTTCAGGATGAGTCGCGTTTATTGCGTGGTCAAACTTTGCAAGATGCTCGTAATTGGGCTACAGATAAAGGTTTAAGCGATTTAGATCGACGATTTTTAGACGCTAGTCAGGAATTAGAAAAGCGGGATGTTCAAAAGCGATTGCAAGCCGAAGCAGAAGCATCAACAATTTTGGCTGAAGCCAACGAGGTTTTATTCGTAGCCAATAAAAAAGCTAAACGACGAATTAAGATTGGAGGGAGAATATTAGCGATCGCCATAATTTTAGCGATGGTTGCTGGAATTTGGGCAAATATGATGATCAAGGATATACAACGGGAGAGAATCAAATTTCTGAGTATCTCTTCCAATGGTTTATTAAACTCAAATAAAGAACTTGATGCTTTAGTCGCAGCCTTAAAAGCAGCCATTCAATTGAAATCAGCAACTTGGGCAGATGTTAACACTAAAGAATCGGTAAGATTAGCATTACAACGTGCAAGACAATTACCTCTGGTCATAATGACGGCACAATTAAACTTTGGAATTTGCAGGGTAAGAACATCAAAACCTTAA
- a CDS encoding chloride channel protein: protein MSLAILTQQFRNLWQPRRGLAIAEACIIGLVAALSAVFLKVGSGWLGTWRVHSTQILPAWIALPLVGVSFGFAAGWLVERFAPEAAGSGIPQVKATLANVPITLSWRVAGVKLLSAILTLGSGITLGRQGPTVQVGAGLAAGMSRWVPTSPDHRRQMIAAGAGAGLAAAFNAPIAGVLFIVEELLQDLSGLTLGTAIIASFIGGVISRLLGGGSLDLNLELTRYSSQFSLPEIPIFLLLGVLAGLLGALFHQGLLFSIKIYRRLHVSLPLRVALAGLFSGLIVAMLPENFRDNTGLREYVITGEANSSLAAIAFVAQFILTLIAFGSGAPGGLFAPSLILGSTLGYLVGVGEYHLLGHGSPTTYALAGMGGFFSAVSKVPITAIVIVFEMTTDFNLVLPLMMVSVTSYLIAEKVVPGSLYEKLLLLNGITLTKNLPIDGLLRNLTAKDVMQQRVETLDANMTLEEAIQAFSRSHHRGFPVVEDSKLVGIVTQSDLMKVRERNLGMDGALREVMTPSPITVTPIHNLSNVLYLLDRYQISRLPVVDGRKLIGIITRADIIRAEADHLNCENNTPGPQPEPSYVVYQTRAPNIGRGRLLVTVANPETAATLLKMAAAIARDRHYEIECVQVMLVSRHSSPDETQVRTAKSRRLLRQAEVLAKKWKIPLHTQIRVAHDVAQAILETINERHIDLILMGWKGNTSTPGRIFGNVVDTIIRQATCDVVLVKLANTQHTPPPPLSHSPPIPLPPYPTPPISPSLDFNRWLVPMAGGPNARMAIKLLPALVTLGKDPQIRLTQVFNPSELEPDMTVLEQAIRQLMRRRNLSSTVFAVPVKAESVAEGVINLVKTEGYDVVVLGASREGLLQQAIQGNIPEAIASGVDSTVILVRGAIN, encoded by the coding sequence ATGTCTCTGGCTATTCTGACTCAGCAATTTCGCAATTTATGGCAGCCTAGAAGAGGTTTAGCGATCGCCGAGGCTTGTATTATTGGTTTAGTTGCTGCCCTATCTGCCGTGTTCCTCAAGGTGGGTTCGGGATGGCTGGGGACATGGCGAGTCCATAGTACCCAAATTTTACCAGCATGGATTGCCCTACCACTTGTCGGTGTGAGTTTTGGATTTGCTGCGGGTTGGTTGGTGGAACGCTTTGCGCCCGAGGCTGCGGGTAGCGGTATTCCTCAAGTGAAAGCTACTCTTGCCAATGTGCCAATTACTTTATCTTGGCGTGTGGCTGGTGTGAAGTTATTAAGCGCTATTCTTACCCTCGGTTCGGGTATCACCCTCGGACGCCAAGGGCCTACAGTCCAAGTCGGCGCAGGTTTAGCAGCGGGGATGAGTCGTTGGGTTCCCACTTCCCCAGATCATCGACGACAGATGATCGCTGCTGGTGCCGGTGCGGGTTTGGCTGCTGCTTTTAATGCTCCCATCGCTGGTGTATTATTTATTGTAGAGGAGTTACTCCAAGATTTATCAGGACTCACCCTGGGAACTGCCATTATTGCCTCCTTCATTGGTGGCGTGATATCCAGGTTGTTGGGTGGTGGTAGTCTCGATCTTAACCTGGAATTGACCCGCTACTCTAGCCAATTCTCCCTCCCCGAAATTCCCATTTTCCTACTGTTGGGTGTCTTGGCGGGGTTACTGGGGGCGTTATTTCATCAGGGATTACTTTTTAGTATAAAAATTTATCGTCGATTGCACGTCAGCTTACCGCTGCGAGTGGCATTAGCTGGATTATTTTCGGGCTTAATCGTGGCAATGTTGCCAGAAAATTTCCGTGATAATACGGGATTAAGGGAGTATGTAATTACAGGTGAGGCAAATTCCTCCTTAGCGGCGATCGCCTTTGTGGCACAGTTCATTCTCACCTTGATAGCATTTGGTTCCGGTGCGCCTGGGGGGTTATTCGCTCCCAGTCTAATTTTGGGTTCTACCCTTGGTTACTTGGTTGGTGTAGGCGAATACCACCTTTTAGGACATGGTTCCCCCACTACCTATGCTTTAGCAGGCATGGGAGGATTTTTCAGTGCGGTTTCCAAAGTACCAATCACCGCAATTGTGATTGTATTTGAGATGACTACAGATTTCAATCTCGTGCTACCTTTGATGATGGTTTCTGTGACATCTTACCTGATTGCAGAAAAGGTAGTCCCTGGTTCACTCTATGAGAAATTGCTGCTATTAAATGGGATTACCCTCACCAAAAATCTACCTATAGATGGACTTTTGCGAAACTTAACGGCTAAAGATGTCATGCAACAACGGGTGGAAACTCTAGATGCAAACATGACCTTAGAAGAAGCAATACAAGCCTTCTCCCGTTCCCACCATCGCGGCTTTCCGGTGGTAGAAGATAGCAAATTGGTGGGAATTGTGACGCAATCAGATTTAATGAAAGTACGCGAACGGAATTTAGGAATGGATGGTGCTTTGCGGGAAGTCATGACCCCCAGTCCCATCACAGTCACACCCATTCACAACCTCAGCAATGTACTGTATTTACTGGATCGCTATCAAATCAGTCGCTTACCAGTTGTAGACGGACGAAAACTCATAGGAATCATTACCCGTGCAGATATAATTCGGGCAGAAGCCGACCATCTCAACTGCGAAAACAACACCCCAGGTCCGCAACCAGAGCCTTCTTATGTAGTTTACCAAACGCGAGCGCCCAACATTGGCAGAGGTCGATTATTGGTAACAGTAGCCAATCCCGAAACAGCAGCCACCTTATTAAAAATGGCCGCAGCAATTGCCCGCGATCGCCATTATGAAATAGAATGCGTCCAAGTTATGTTAGTTTCGCGCCACAGTTCCCCAGACGAAACCCAAGTCAGAACAGCCAAAAGTCGCCGCCTACTACGCCAAGCAGAAGTATTAGCCAAAAAATGGAAAATTCCCCTACATACACAGATTCGAGTCGCCCACGATGTCGCCCAAGCCATTTTAGAAACCATCAACGAGCGACACATCGATCTAATTTTAATGGGATGGAAAGGTAATACTTCCACCCCCGGTCGAATTTTTGGCAATGTTGTAGACACCATCATTCGCCAAGCCACCTGCGATGTCGTCCTCGTCAAACTAGCCAACACCCAGCATACCCCCCCTCCGCCCCTATCTCACTCACCTCCTATCCCACTCCCCCCCTATCCCACACCCCCCATCTCCCCATCACTGGACTTCAACCGCTGGCTAGTACCAATGGCTGGCGGTCCCAATGCGCGGATGGCGATTAAATTACTCCCCGCTTTAGTCACCTTGGGGAAAGACCCACAAATTCGCCTCACACAGGTGTTTAACCCATCTGAGTTAGAACCAGATATGACAGTTTTAGAACAAGCCATCCGCCAGCTAATGCGACGGCGTAACTTGTCTAGTACAGTATTTGCAGTTCCAGTCAAAGCTGAATCAGTCGCTGAAGGTGTAATTAACCTAGTAAAAACCGAAGGTTATGATGTAGTGGTTTTAGGCGCTTCCCGCGAAGGATTATTACAGCAGGCCATTCAAGGTAATATTCCCGAAGCGATCGCTTCTGGTGTGGATAGTACAGTAATTTTGGTGCGCGGCGCAATTAATTAA
- a CDS encoding HAMP domain-containing sensor histidine kinase: MWNHRRIRIILTSIRSRIFIYYFLLLSLFLLVTLPLIFNFVFAAIANRVTEDLGEEVEIFEKFLKNDRLIKYKLALGKEEIKYPKNVGQLANLFNLYLSRRVPEDDTYLIGVLNEDFYGASPEALPKVLQPESSFMQSLIKIRTVQEGIKQQPNTDDGNILYIVKPIRFQEQIIGRLIIAHAVHGEQEEAIDTLKIVFWVMIGVFILSLFVTWFVAGKVISPLKSIISTAIQITEKNLNQRIEVKTSGELAELKNSFNAMMNRLEAAFVSQRHFINDVSHELRTPITIIRGHLELIDIDQASGIEQETIDLVIDEIDRMSRLVDDLSLLAKSERPDFLLLETIDAEFFLDTLSAKIQALAHRNWQFQGKLTGTFVGDRQRLTQAVMNLAQNAVQHTHESDRITLGASLCNRELRIWVEDTGEGIDLCEQERIFERFTRVKNSHRRSDGSGLGLSIVRGIVEAHRGLIQLQSQPGTGSTFMIVIPLNPLQQ; encoded by the coding sequence ATGTGGAATCACCGACGAATTAGAATTATATTAACATCTATTCGCTCAAGAATTTTTATTTATTATTTTCTTTTGTTATCTTTATTTTTACTTGTAACACTACCATTGATATTCAATTTTGTATTTGCTGCCATTGCTAATCGGGTTACTGAAGATCTTGGAGAAGAAGTAGAAATATTTGAGAAATTTCTGAAGAATGACAGGCTGATAAAATATAAATTAGCTCTCGGAAAGGAAGAAATAAAATATCCAAAAAATGTCGGACAACTGGCTAACTTGTTTAACCTTTATCTCTCACGACGCGTCCCAGAAGATGACACTTATCTCATTGGTGTCTTGAATGAAGATTTTTATGGAGCGAGTCCGGAAGCACTACCTAAGGTATTGCAGCCTGAATCATCATTCATGCAGTCTTTGATAAAAATAAGAACAGTCCAGGAAGGTATTAAACAACAACCTAATACCGACGATGGCAATATTTTATATATCGTTAAACCCATTCGCTTTCAAGAACAAATTATTGGACGGTTGATTATTGCCCATGCTGTACATGGAGAACAAGAGGAAGCTATTGATACCCTCAAAATAGTCTTTTGGGTAATGATAGGCGTCTTTATATTGTCTCTTTTTGTCACCTGGTTTGTGGCAGGAAAAGTCATTTCTCCTCTCAAGTCCATTATCTCTACAGCAATTCAAATCACTGAGAAAAACCTCAACCAGCGAATCGAGGTAAAAACAAGCGGAGAACTGGCTGAATTAAAAAATTCTTTCAACGCCATGATGAATCGGTTAGAAGCTGCTTTTGTCAGTCAACGACACTTTATCAATGATGTCAGTCATGAATTGAGAACACCGATCACGATCATTCGCGGACATTTGGAACTGATAGATATAGACCAGGCTTCTGGTATTGAACAGGAGACCATTGATTTGGTAATTGACGAGATTGACCGCATGAGTCGGCTGGTGGATGATCTGAGTTTGCTAGCAAAGTCTGAGCGTCCAGACTTTTTACTACTCGAAACCATTGATGCTGAATTCTTTTTAGATACACTTTCTGCTAAAATACAGGCTTTAGCCCATCGCAATTGGCAATTTCAGGGAAAACTAACAGGAACATTCGTGGGCGATCGCCAGCGCCTCACCCAAGCGGTGATGAATTTAGCCCAAAACGCTGTCCAACATACTCATGAATCTGACCGCATTACACTAGGTGCTTCTTTGTGTAATCGGGAGTTGAGAATATGGGTTGAGGATACCGGAGAAGGGATTGACCTGTGTGAGCAAGAACGAATTTTTGAGCGGTTTACTCGTGTCAAGAATAGTCATCGTCGTTCAGATGGTTCCGGGCTGGGATTATCGATTGTCCGAGGGATTGTAGAGGCTCACCGTGGCTTGATTCAACTCCAAAGTCAACCAGGAACCGGATCAACTTTTATGATTGTCATTCCCCTTAATCCACTTCAACAGTAA